One stretch of Streptomyces sp. NBC_01363 DNA includes these proteins:
- a CDS encoding cold-shock protein, with translation MPTGKVKWFNSEKGFGFLSRDDGGDVFVHSSVLPDGVDALKPGQRVEFGVVAGQRGDQALSVAILDPTPSVAAAQRRKPDELASIVQDLTTLLENITPMLERGRYPDKAAGKKIGGLLRAVADQLDV, from the coding sequence TTGCCGACTGGCAAGGTCAAGTGGTTCAACAGTGAGAAGGGCTTCGGCTTCCTCTCCCGCGACGACGGCGGCGACGTCTTCGTGCACTCCTCCGTGCTTCCCGACGGTGTCGATGCCCTCAAGCCGGGCCAGCGCGTCGAATTCGGGGTCGTCGCAGGTCAGCGTGGAGACCAGGCGCTCTCGGTGGCGATCCTGGACCCGACCCCGTCCGTCGCGGCCGCGCAGCGCCGCAAGCCGGACGAGCTCGCGTCCATCGTGCAGGACCTGACCACCCTGCTGGAGAACATCACGCCGATGCTGGAGCGAGGCCGGTACCCGGACAAGGCGGCCGGGAAGAAGATCGGCGGCCTGCTGCGCGCGGTCGCCGACCAGCTGGATGTCTGA
- a CDS encoding DUF6507 family protein, translating into MTGWDIRPSGVESVLSLVGLAAEDLSKGVRGYGENVEDAALHAGTISGPYCGEAPAGPVGAAVANFIADTQQRIRFMAARTKKSMDGTVKATTEYIEGDLAMAARAQREAAKAPTPAEIRAVGQKPGHRGGE; encoded by the coding sequence ATGACGGGGTGGGACATCAGGCCGAGCGGGGTGGAGTCCGTTCTGTCGTTGGTGGGACTGGCCGCCGAGGATCTGAGCAAGGGCGTCAGGGGCTACGGCGAGAACGTGGAGGACGCCGCGCTGCATGCGGGGACGATCAGCGGACCGTACTGCGGCGAAGCACCGGCGGGACCGGTCGGCGCCGCGGTGGCGAACTTCATCGCGGACACCCAGCAGCGGATCAGGTTCATGGCCGCCCGCACGAAGAAGTCGATGGACGGCACCGTCAAGGCCACCACCGAGTACATCGAGGGCGATCTGGCCATGGCCGCCCGCGCCCAGCGCGAGGCAGCGAAGGCCCCGACCCCCGCCGAGATCAGGGCGGTCGGGCAGAAGCCCGGCCACCGGGGCGGGGAGTAG
- a CDS encoding 1,4-dihydroxy-6-naphthoate synthase, producing the protein MTETTPDPLRNPLRIAFSPCPNDTFVFDAWAHGRVPGAPALDVTFADIDITNGMAERGELDVLKVSYAVLPWVLDDYALLPCGGALGRGCGPLVLTRDGADTDLTGRTVAVPSERSTAYLLFRLWAAEVVPGGVGEIVVMPFDEIMPAVRDGKVDAGLVIHEARFTYQNYGLHNLADMGRHWEETTGLPIPLGAIIAKRSLGADTLKLLAESVRTSVRMAWDDPETSRPYVLEHAQEMDPAVADQHIGLYVNEFTADLGEDGYAAIRGLLTRAAAEGLVPPLGPDALSFV; encoded by the coding sequence ATGACCGAAACGACTCCTGACCCGCTGCGGAACCCGCTGCGGATCGCTTTCTCGCCGTGCCCGAACGACACCTTCGTCTTCGACGCCTGGGCGCACGGAAGGGTCCCCGGCGCGCCCGCCCTCGACGTCACCTTCGCGGACATCGACATCACCAATGGGATGGCCGAGCGCGGGGAGCTCGACGTCCTCAAGGTCTCGTACGCGGTGCTGCCGTGGGTGCTCGACGATTACGCGCTGCTGCCGTGCGGCGGGGCGCTGGGCCGGGGCTGCGGCCCGCTCGTCCTCACGAGGGACGGGGCGGACACGGACCTGACGGGCCGGACCGTCGCCGTACCGAGCGAGCGTTCCACCGCCTATCTGCTGTTCCGCCTCTGGGCGGCCGAGGTGGTGCCGGGCGGTGTCGGCGAGATCGTCGTGATGCCGTTCGACGAGATCATGCCCGCCGTGCGCGACGGGAAGGTGGACGCCGGTCTCGTCATCCACGAGGCCCGGTTCACGTACCAGAACTACGGGCTGCACAACCTCGCCGACATGGGCCGGCACTGGGAGGAGACGACCGGGCTGCCGATCCCGCTCGGCGCGATCATCGCCAAGCGGTCGCTGGGCGCGGACACGCTGAAGCTGCTCGCCGAGTCGGTGCGCACCTCGGTAAGGATGGCCTGGGACGACCCGGAGACGTCCCGGCCGTACGTGCTGGAGCACGCCCAGGAGATGGACCCGGCCGTGGCGGACCAGCACATCGGGCTGTACGTCAACGAGTTCACGGCCGACCTCGGCGAGGACGGCTACGCGGCGATCCGCGGACTGCTGACCCGCGCGGCGGCCGAGGGACTGGTACCGCCCCTCGGCCCCGACGCACTGTCGTTCGTCTGA